In Leptodactylus fuscus isolate aLepFus1 chromosome 2, aLepFus1.hap2, whole genome shotgun sequence, one genomic interval encodes:
- the MRPS17 gene encoding small ribosomal subunit protein uS17m, with translation MSLVRTSVHARWIVGKVIGTKMKKTAKVRVTRMVLDSYLLKYYNKRKTYFAHDAEEQCTVGDIVLLKALPERRSKHVTHELSEIVFKVGRVVDPLTGKLCAGSKFLESIEDINVDDLDKHLQSLKISAGISEEKTDS, from the exons ATGTCCCTTGTACGCACCTCTGTTCATGCCAGATGGATTGTAGGAAAAGTAATAGGGACAAAGATGAAAAAAACTGCTAAAGTAAGAGTGACCAGGATGGTGCTGGATTCCTACTTGCTTAAG TACTACAACAAGAGGAAGACTTACTTTGCTCATGATGCAGAGGAGCAGTGCACAGTAGGTGATATCGTGCTGCTAAAGGCATTACCTGAAAGAAGAAGCAAGCATGTCACCCATGAACTGTCTGAAATAGTTTTTAAAGTTGGCAGAGTGGTCGACCCACTAACTGGAAAGCTATGTGCGGGCAGCAAATTTCTTGAAAGTATAGAGGACATTAATGTAGATGATCTGGATAAACATCTCCAGAGTCTGAAAATTTCAGCTGGAATAAGTGAAGAGAAGACAGATTCATGA